The following proteins are encoded in a genomic region of Bacillales bacterium:
- the spoIIR gene encoding stage II sporulation protein R: MKRKAMILSFSLFALLVFNMDVQPLKVFAAGEDVKIPEQSIRLRILANSNSAQDQETKRTVRDAVNKQIAGWVGDLETIQQARKAIRSHLPEIRTTVEEVLKQRKEKYGFSIKFGDVQFPTKLYGNYVYPAGIYEALLITLGSGKGANWWCVLFPPLCFLDFENGDAVKKQPEAEPQKPTAKSTAGERQNEIQVKFFVVEWFSSLIHAIAQWF, encoded by the coding sequence TTGAAACGGAAAGCTATGATTTTGTCATTTTCTTTATTTGCATTGCTTGTGTTTAACATGGATGTTCAGCCGCTGAAGGTGTTCGCGGCAGGGGAAGACGTGAAAATTCCGGAACAATCGATTCGTTTAAGGATTCTAGCCAACAGCAATTCTGCTCAAGACCAAGAGACGAAAAGAACGGTTCGCGACGCCGTTAACAAGCAGATCGCCGGATGGGTTGGAGACCTTGAAACGATCCAGCAGGCAAGAAAGGCGATTCGTTCGCATTTGCCGGAGATTCGAACGACGGTTGAAGAAGTGTTGAAGCAACGAAAGGAAAAGTACGGATTTTCGATAAAATTCGGGGATGTGCAGTTTCCGACGAAGCTATACGGAAACTATGTTTATCCGGCCGGAATTTATGAAGCGCTGCTGATCACGCTCGGCAGCGGCAAAGGCGCCAACTGGTGGTGCGTCCTGTTTCCTCCGCTTTGCTTTTTGGACTTTGAAAACGGCGACGCCGTGAAAAAGCAACCGGAGGCTGAACCGCAGAAGCCGACGGCGAAATCAACGGCTGGCGAACGACAAAACGAGATTCAGGTGAAATTTTTCGTCGTTGAATGGTTTTCGTCGTTGATTCACGCGATTGCTCAATGGTTTTAA